The stretch of DNA GCCATGCACGCACAGATGAAGGCCCGCATGGACGCCGAAGGTCTCCCGTACGGCGAGCGCACCATGACGTACAACAGCCGCCTGGCCCAGGAGCTGGGCAAGTGGGCGGACACGCAGCCGGGCGGCGAGGCCATCCACGACGCGCTGTTCCGCGCCTACTTCGTGGCCGCGCGCGACATCTCCCAACCCGCGGTGCTCCTGGACATCGTGCAGCACGTGGGCCTGTCCACCGAGCGCGCGCGCGAGGTGCTGGAGAAGCGCACGTTCAAGGACGCCGTCGACGCCGACTGGGAGCTCTCGCGCCAGTACGGGATCACGGGCGTGCCGACGTTCGTCGCCGGGCGCTCCGGCGTCGTGGGCGCGCAGCCCTACGAGGCGCTGGAGCAGCTCGTGCGCAAGGCCGCGAGGGAGGACGACGCCGGAGAGTAGGAACGGCCTCAGGCGTCGGGGTCGGCGGCGCGCGGCGCGTCCGGACGGGGCAGGCCGAGCGCCACGAGGACAC from Candidatus Rokuibacteriota bacterium encodes:
- a CDS encoding DsbA family protein, coding for MRIERLKAEHNVKVEWVHFPLHPDTPAEGRALADLFAGRHLDRKAMHAQMKARMDAEGLPYGERTMTYNSRLAQELGKWADTQPGGEAIHDALFRAYFVAARDISQPAVLLDIVQHVGLSTERAREVLEKRTFKDAVDADWELSRQYGITGVPTFVAGRSGVVGAQPYEALEQLVRKAAREDDAGE